The Thermanaeromonas sp. C210 genome segment GACCGGCCGGCCTTCCACCGAGATTAAGCCCTCCTCTATCAGCCCTTGCACGCGGCTCCGGGATATATTCGGGAGGTGGCGGGCCAGCCATACGTCCAGGCGTACCCCGGCGTCCTCCTGGCCTACTACGAAGGAAAAAGAACCCGTCACTCCCTCTCCCTTTCCCCTTCCCCACCCCGGCGCCACAACTGCCATACAAGCAGACTTGCGCCCCCCACAATGGCCACATCTGCCAGGTTGAAGACAGGCCATATGCGGAAATCTAAAAAGTCCACCACGTAGCCGAAGCGCAAGCGGTCCAGGAGGTTGCCTAAAGCTCCCCCCAGCTGGAGGGCCAGGGCCAGCTGAAAGTAAAAGCCGCCGTTTCTAAACTGGCGATAAGCAATAATTATGAGTCCGGTAACAATTATGCCGGTGGCTATAAAAAAGGAGGTCCTGTGGGCCAGCAGCCCAAAGGCCGCTCCGGGATTGTTTACATGGGTAAGGTGAAAGATGTTGTCGAGGACGGGGACGGTCTCGTTGGGCGCCAGAGTACGGCGCACCACCATCTTGGTCAGTTGGTCACCCGCCACGATTGCCAGGACCAACAACGGGAACAGCAAAGGTTAATCCCCCCAGGTGTAATAACCTGCCAGGTGGTGGACCGTACCGTAACCCCGGCCTACAGGCCGACCGGCTGCCAGGGCCCGCCCCAGATACTCCTTGGCCTGGCGCGCTGCGTCGGGTACCTCTAGCCCCCTGGCTAGGAATGCGGTCACGGCGGCGGCAAAGGTACACCCGGTACCATGGGTGTTGTTGGTATTTATACGCGGTCCAGCAAAGCGGTATATCTTGCGGCCGTCGAAGAGGATGTCTATCACTTCTTCACCCGGCAGGTGTCCACCCTTCACGATTACAAAGGGTACTCCCCAGTCGCGGATCTGTCGGGCGGCTTCCTCCATGTCCCGCTCTTCCTTTATGGGGCGGCCCGTAAGCGCGGCAGCTTCTTCCGCGTTGGGGGTCACTACCAGGGCCAGGGGCATGAGCTCCTTAACCACAACCTCACAGGCCTCGGGCGCCAGGAGGGCATGTCCGCTCTTGGACACCATAACGGGGTCCACTACCAATTTTTTTACTCCATATTCCTTGATTTTACGGGCCACGACCCTCACAATATCGGCGTTGGCCAGCATACCGGTCTTAGCCGCATCGGTTCCGATATCCTTTAACACCGCGTCCATCTGGAGAGCCACGAAGTCCGCGGGCAGGTCATAAGTCCCCAGAACTCCACAGGTATTCTGGGCCGTGACCGAAGTAATCACGCTGGTACCGTAAACCTGTAAAGCCGCAAAGGTTTTCAGGTCGGCCTGAATCCCGGCCCCTCCTCCGGAGTCCGAACCGGCAATGGTTAAAGCTTTGTACATTTCCTCCCCTCCCTGCCTCGAAATTTAACCAAAGGCCTCCGTTTTCGGCACCTTAATTCCCAACCTTACAACTTTACCTTTAGCCCTCACCCTATAATATCACTACTGTTCCTAAGGGTAAACAACCTTCCTTTGGCCGGCGAAACCCTGGGGGATTCCCTGCCGAGAAGGTTTTTCTCCCGGCGGCCCGGCTAATCTTCGCGTTTATCCCAGCCTTCATTCCCGATCAACGGCGCACGCGGGTAGCCTTCGTCGTCGATATAGGCCCCCACATCCTCGTAAAACATTCCATCGGCTCCCTTAAAGTAGGGAATACCTTCCACCGGATCTACATAACCGTGATCCTCATCAAGGTCCATAGGGCCGTAATATGAACCGCTACCCGCCTCGGAGGCATGCTCCGTTGTTTGGGCCAACATCTGCCAGACGTCTTCCCCTCCGTCTATCATCCTATCCCCTGTCTCTTCATCCCCGGGAAGGCCCCCAAAAGGAAGAGGAACCACCTCTTCCTCTATGGGGCGCCTGCGCTGCGTCACGCGAGGCTCCTCTGCCGCGCGGCGGCATTCCAAACAGAGGGTGGTTTCCGGGACAGCCTCTAGACGCTCGAGGGGTATTTCCTGACCACACCGCTGGCAGCGGCCGTATGTCCCTTCCTTGATACTTTCCAGGGCGTCCTGAATCTTTTGGAGCTGAAGCATGGCATTATCCCGCAGGGCCAGGTCCTTACTTCGCTCAAAGAGCTCGCTCCCCAGATCACCTGGATGGTTATCATAACTGGAAAGCTCCTGGATAGAGTCCTGCATAGCCTCGTTTAAACCCTTCAGGCCAAAGGAGCGCATCTGCTCCTCGTAAGCGGCCCGGAGGGCAAGTAATTTCCGGCGAAAATATTCCAACTTTTGTTGCTCCAAACCCATCTCTCCTTGTCCGCTTTTCTTTAATAGTAAATCTCCTTCTGGACCACCCGGACGATTTCGGCAATGAGTTTCCCGATAACCGGGAGGTTCTGCAGGGCCAACTCGCGAACCAGATAAAGCACAACGGTACCCAGAATGGTGACGCCTACCGCAACACCCAGCCCCCTGGCCAGGCCGGCCAGGAAATTTAAGTAGAGCAGCCGGAGGGGGCGGCGGTAGAGCTCTATCCATTCGGCCAGGTTAGCCTTTTCCAAAGTTAGAATCAGAGCCTCAATCTTTTCGCTCAGAGAGCCGTCTTCCCGTCGGCGCTCCACCACTTTCTTCTCTCCCGTTCCTTAATAAAATATATTGCCCTTAACCGCCATGCTTAAAACCTTATCTCCCGTAGGGCTCCTACAAAAAAATCCTGCTTAAGGCCGCAGGATGTGAACGACGTCTCCATTCTTGAGCATGGCCGCATTGGCTTCGTCAGTGTCCAAGTGCAGTTCCAGCCGGGCTACCGGGCTTACCCGGACAATGACATTGTGCAAAATCAAACCCCTCTCCCCCGGCACCAAAACCCTCACCCGCTGCCCGTCCTTCAATCCCCACTTGCGAGCGTTGGCCTCATCCATGTGTATGTGACGGGCCGCTACGATTACGCCCCGGGGGAGGTTAAGGGCGCCTCGCGGGCCGACCACCGCGATACCGGGCGTCCCCTCCAGGTCGCCCGATTCCCTTACTGGCGCCCTAATCCCCAGCCGGTAGGTGTCGGTTACGGCGAGCTCTATCTGGGAGTGTTCCCGCGGCGGGCCGAGGAGCCTCAAGCCCTCGATAACCCCCCGCGGTCCTACTATGGTCACCGTTTCTTCCGCCGCATACTCCCCGGGTTGGCTGAGCTCCCGATAGGGCTTTAACCGGTACCCGGGGCCGAACAGCGATTCTAAGTCAGCCTGACTAACATGCATGTGGCGATTGGAAACCCCTACCGGCACGGCCAGCGGCAGCACTTCCCCCTTCATCACGATGAAGGCCCTCCCTTTAGGCCCCTAGCTGCAAAAGGCCACCCCTATCTATTATCCCGCCTGGATTTCCTTTAATACCGCCACACAGTGGGAACAGAGTTCCGGTTCGTCTTCGTGTTGGCCCACAGTTTCGCTGACCTTCCAGCAGCGTTCGCACTTCTTTCCCGGAGCAGGCGCAATACGGATCGTTAACCCGGGAAAGGCCACACCTTTTACTCCCTCTTCCGGCACCGGTTCAGAAGGGGGCCATACCCGCACACCGGATACGATGAAGAACGCCGGAAGCTCTTCCTCTACAGCCTTTAAAAACTCATAAAGCTCCCCGTCCGGGTAAAGGTGCACAAAAGCGTTTAATGAGTTTCCTAAACCCTGCTCGCGACGGGCCAGTTCCAGGGCCCGGTTGACCTCTTCGCGAACCTGCAGCAGTTTATCCCACTTGGCCTCCAAATCCCGGTCCCACCATTCATCCTGTACCCTCGGCCAGGGGGCCAGCTGCACACTCCAGGCCTTGCCGGCTGCCGGCAGGTGCTGCCATACCTCCTCGGTAGTAAAGGCCAGAATGGGGGCCAGAAGCCGTACCAGTACGTGGAGAATCTCATAAAGGGCCGCCTGGGCGGAACGGCGGCCCCGGGAGGCAGCCGACCAAGTGTAGAGGCGGTCCTTGAGGATATCCAAGTAAGCCGCGCTCAAATAGTTTACACAAAAACTGTGCACGGCATGATAGACTACATGGAATTCGTAGTCCTCGTAAGCCCGGGTAACCTTGTCCACCAGGCGCTGCAGTTTGGCCAGGGCCCAACGGTCTATCTCCAACATTTCCCCGTAGGGTACCCGGTCCCGGGCCGGGTCAAAGTCATATAAGTTGCCCAGGAGGAAGCGGAAGGTGTTACGTATTTTCCGGTAGGCCTCGGCCAGTTGCTGCAGGATGTTGGGAGAAGCCGCTACATCCCGGCGGTAGTCGGCGGAGGCCACCCACAGCCGTAAAATATCGGCTCCCATTTCCCGGATGACGTCGGCCGGGTCAATACCGTTGCCCAGGGATTTCGACATCTTGCGGCCTTCTTCGTCTACCAGAAAACCATGGGTGAGGACGGCCCGGTAAGGCGCCTGGCCCTCGGTGGCCACCGAAGTGCACAATGAAGAGTTGAACCATCCCCTGTGCTGGTCGCTCCCCTCCAGATACAGATCGGCCGGCCAGGAAAGCTCAGGCCTCGTTCGCAGTACCGCCGCATGGCTGGAGCCGGAATCGAACCACACATCCATGGTATCGGTTTCTTTGCGGAACCGCTGGCTCCCGCAGGCCGGGCAAGTAAGGCCGGGAGGTACCAGTTCACTCGCTTCCCGGGCAAACCAAACGTCCGAGCCGTGGAGGCGGAACAAATCCTGGAGGTGCTTGATGGTGGCATCGTTGATGATCTCTTTGCCGCATTCCGCACAGTAGAAAATGGGAATAGGTACTCCCCAGGTACGCTGGCGGGATATGCACCAGTCCCCCCGCTCGGCTATCATGTTATAGATCCTCTCTTCTCCCCAGGCCGGTATCCACTGGACCTGGCGCACGGCGGCCAAGGCTTCCCGGCGGAAGCCGTCAATGGAAGCAAACCACTGTTCTGTGGCGCGGAAAATAACGGGGTGCTTGCACCGCCAGCAGTGGGGATACTGGTGGGTTATGATACTGGCATGCTGGAGCGCTCCCCGCTTCTCCAGTTCCTTGATAATCTCCTGATTAGCATCCCCCACGAAAAGGCCCTGGAACGGACCTGCCTCGGCCGTAAACCGGCCCTGGTCGTCCACGGGAGAAAGGACGGGAAGGCCGTAGCGCTGGCCGATTTCAAAGTCTTCCAGGCCGTGCCCTGGAGCGGTGTGGACGCAGCCGGTACCCTGGTCCATGGTTACGTGCTCACCCACCACTACCACCGAAGGCCGGTCCATGAGGGGATTGCGGCAGACCACACCGTCCAGTTCCGCGCCCCGGAAGTGGGCTAATATGCGATAGTCCTCCACCTGCCAGAGTTCCAGGACATCCCGGTAGAGTTCCTCGGCCAACAACAGCTTCTCGCCCCCTGCCTCTATCAACACGTAAGACGCCTCGGGATGGAGGGCGATGGCCACGTTGGCGGGCAGGGTCCATGGTGTAGTGGTCCAGATGACCACATAGCTGTTCTGGGGTTCCCATAAGCCCCCGGCATCCGTCACCGGGAACTTAACGTAGATGGATGGCGACTGCTTTTCCTCGTATTCGACCTCTGCCTCGGCCAGGGCGGTCTCACAATCCGTACACCAGTAAACGGGCTTACGGCCTTTGTAAATATACCCCTTCTTGGCCATCTCGCCGAAAATGCCGATTTCTACCGCTTCGTACTCGGGCTCCAGGGTAAGATAAGGGTGTTCCCAATCTCCCCGCACACCCAAGCGTTTAAACTGTTCCCGCTGGATGTTGACGTATTTTAAGGCGTACTCTTTGCAGCGCCGCCGGAATTCCAGTACGTCCACCTCCCGGCGGTTGAGCCCCAGGTTCTTGATAACCTGTTGCTCAATGGGCAAACCGTGGGTATCCCAACCGGGGACATAGGGGGCGTCGTAGCCGGACATGGAGCGGTATTTGACAATTATATCCTTGAGGATTTTATTGAGGGTATGGCCCAGGTGAATATCCCCGTTGGCATAGGGCGGGCCGTCGTGGAGGATAAATTTGGGTTTCCCTTTATTCGCTTCCTGCACAGCATGGTAAAGGCGGTTTTCCTCCCAGAATTTGAGGATCTGGGGTTCCCGCTGGGGTAAATTGGCCCTCATGGGGAAATCCGTTCGCGGCAGATTCAAGGTTTTACTGTAGTCCACTTTTTGCCGTCACTCCCACACTCCGGTAGGAATATTAAAAGTATCTTTGTCTAGTATACGCCTGTGAGTACAAACCCGTCAAACGCATCTTAATTATTCGCCGGGGCTCGCCTCCCCGTCCCCGCGCTCCCCGCCCCCGGCGACGGCCCCTTCACCCGGTTCGGCCGCCACCTCCTCCGCCGGAGCCGCCTGGTCTTCAGCTTCCAGAAGCTCCAGTTGGGCCAATAGGAAAGAGCGCCAGCGGGACTTAAAGCTGCGCACCCGGGCTTCCAATGCTGCCTGGTATCGTTCTATTTCGGCCACTTTGTTCTGGGCCTGGGCTATCATGCTCTGGGCCTGGGCCTCCGCCTGCTTTAAAAGGGTTTCGGCCTCCTGCCTGGCATTTTCCCTGGCTTCTTCTGCCGCCTTCTGGGCCATAACCAGGGTTTCCTTGAGGGTATTTTCCAGCCGTCCAAAGCGTCCCAATTCTTCTTCCAGATGCAATACCCTTTCCCGCAGCTCCTGATTTTCCCGGAATACCTGGGTGTAGTCCTTCAACAGCTGGGCCAAAAACTCATCTACTTCTTCGCAGGAGTATCCCCGTAAGCTCCGTCTGAATTCCTTTTTATTTATATCCAGCGGCGTCAGCACCATAACCCTCACTCCCCCGAAGGTGTCGCCCGGAAAACTCCGTCATTAACCGGCGCAGAAATGGAATTCGCCCGGTAACGTCACCGGGCCCTTGCATCTCTGCTGCCCCGGGATGCTCAACCGAGCCGGAGCAAAAAATTAATCACCAGGCGCTCTATTACTTCCAAGGCAATAATGGCCACTAAAGGTGAAAAATCCAAGGGTAGAGAAGTACGCGGTAAGAGGCGGCGGAAGAAGCCGAGAACAGGCTCCGTGCTTTCGTAAACGAACCGGCACACGGGATG includes the following:
- the lspA gene encoding signal peptidase II, whose translation is MLFPLLVLAIVAGDQLTKMVVRRTLAPNETVPVLDNIFHLTHVNNPGAAFGLLAHRTSFFIATGIIVTGLIIIAYRQFRNGGFYFQLALALQLGGALGNLLDRLRFGYVVDFLDFRIWPVFNLADVAIVGGASLLVWQLWRRGGEGERERE
- the thiD gene encoding bifunctional hydroxymethylpyrimidine kinase/phosphomethylpyrimidine kinase; protein product: MYKALTIAGSDSGGGAGIQADLKTFAALQVYGTSVITSVTAQNTCGVLGTYDLPADFVALQMDAVLKDIGTDAAKTGMLANADIVRVVARKIKEYGVKKLVVDPVMVSKSGHALLAPEACEVVVKELMPLALVVTPNAEEAAALTGRPIKEERDMEEAARQIRDWGVPFVIVKGGHLPGEEVIDILFDGRKIYRFAGPRINTNNTHGTGCTFAAAVTAFLARGLEVPDAARQAKEYLGRALAAGRPVGRGYGTVHHLAGYYTWGD
- a CDS encoding TraR/DksA C4-type zinc finger protein, yielding MEQQKLEYFRRKLLALRAAYEEQMRSFGLKGLNEAMQDSIQELSSYDNHPGDLGSELFERSKDLALRDNAMLQLQKIQDALESIKEGTYGRCQRCGQEIPLERLEAVPETTLCLECRRAAEEPRVTQRRRPIEEEVVPLPFGGLPGDEETGDRMIDGGEDVWQMLAQTTEHASEAGSGSYYGPMDLDEDHGYVDPVEGIPYFKGADGMFYEDVGAYIDDEGYPRAPLIGNEGWDKRED
- a CDS encoding DUF5665 domain-containing protein; translated protein: MVERRREDGSLSEKIEALILTLEKANLAEWIELYRRPLRLLYLNFLAGLARGLGVAVGVTILGTVVLYLVRELALQNLPVIGKLIAEIVRVVQKEIYY
- the pduL gene encoding phosphate propanoyltransferase, with the translated sequence MKGEVLPLAVPVGVSNRHMHVSQADLESLFGPGYRLKPYRELSQPGEYAAEETVTIVGPRGVIEGLRLLGPPREHSQIELAVTDTYRLGIRAPVRESGDLEGTPGIAVVGPRGALNLPRGVIVAARHIHMDEANARKWGLKDGQRVRVLVPGERGLILHNVIVRVSPVARLELHLDTDEANAAMLKNGDVVHILRP
- the ileS gene encoding isoleucine--tRNA ligase produces the protein MDYSKTLNLPRTDFPMRANLPQREPQILKFWEENRLYHAVQEANKGKPKFILHDGPPYANGDIHLGHTLNKILKDIIVKYRSMSGYDAPYVPGWDTHGLPIEQQVIKNLGLNRREVDVLEFRRRCKEYALKYVNIQREQFKRLGVRGDWEHPYLTLEPEYEAVEIGIFGEMAKKGYIYKGRKPVYWCTDCETALAEAEVEYEEKQSPSIYVKFPVTDAGGLWEPQNSYVVIWTTTPWTLPANVAIALHPEASYVLIEAGGEKLLLAEELYRDVLELWQVEDYRILAHFRGAELDGVVCRNPLMDRPSVVVVGEHVTMDQGTGCVHTAPGHGLEDFEIGQRYGLPVLSPVDDQGRFTAEAGPFQGLFVGDANQEIIKELEKRGALQHASIITHQYPHCWRCKHPVIFRATEQWFASIDGFRREALAAVRQVQWIPAWGEERIYNMIAERGDWCISRQRTWGVPIPIFYCAECGKEIINDATIKHLQDLFRLHGSDVWFAREASELVPPGLTCPACGSQRFRKETDTMDVWFDSGSSHAAVLRTRPELSWPADLYLEGSDQHRGWFNSSLCTSVATEGQAPYRAVLTHGFLVDEEGRKMSKSLGNGIDPADVIREMGADILRLWVASADYRRDVAASPNILQQLAEAYRKIRNTFRFLLGNLYDFDPARDRVPYGEMLEIDRWALAKLQRLVDKVTRAYEDYEFHVVYHAVHSFCVNYLSAAYLDILKDRLYTWSAASRGRRSAQAALYEILHVLVRLLAPILAFTTEEVWQHLPAAGKAWSVQLAPWPRVQDEWWDRDLEAKWDKLLQVREEVNRALELARREQGLGNSLNAFVHLYPDGELYEFLKAVEEELPAFFIVSGVRVWPPSEPVPEEGVKGVAFPGLTIRIAPAPGKKCERCWKVSETVGQHEDEPELCSHCVAVLKEIQAG
- a CDS encoding DivIVA domain-containing protein; this translates as MVLTPLDINKKEFRRSLRGYSCEEVDEFLAQLLKDYTQVFRENQELRERVLHLEEELGRFGRLENTLKETLVMAQKAAEEARENARQEAETLLKQAEAQAQSMIAQAQNKVAEIERYQAALEARVRSFKSRWRSFLLAQLELLEAEDQAAPAEEVAAEPGEGAVAGGGERGDGEASPGE
- a CDS encoding YggT family protein, which produces MILAITLIEVAFRVFEWLIIARVILSFIPHNAYHPVCRFVYESTEPVLGFFRRLLPRTSLPLDFSPLVAIIALEVIERLVINFLLRLG